One Terriglobia bacterium DNA segment encodes these proteins:
- a CDS encoding chemotaxis protein CheW: MTRKIEGAQSFVLFPLGKKRFALPASVVTELAQPDRLQPFPHTTRMLTGVLLRRGRIVPVCDVAPVLVGPETPPRKFFLIANRTFGSSREWTAIPVTGECELAAAELLPVTGKLPQYVTGLLSVSEEIVEVIDLELLNGAEAEA; encoded by the coding sequence ATGACGCGCAAGATCGAAGGCGCGCAGTCGTTCGTGCTTTTCCCCCTGGGGAAGAAGCGCTTTGCGCTGCCTGCGAGTGTCGTGACGGAGCTGGCGCAGCCGGACCGCCTGCAACCGTTCCCCCACACCACCCGCATGCTGACCGGAGTGCTGCTGCGCCGTGGCCGCATCGTGCCGGTGTGCGACGTGGCTCCTGTGTTGGTCGGCCCCGAGACGCCTCCGCGCAAGTTCTTCCTGATCGCCAACCGGACCTTCGGCTCGTCCCGGGAGTGGACTGCGATTCCGGTGACGGGCGAATGCGAGCTGGCCGCGGCGGAGCTGCTGCCGGTGACCGGCAAGCTGCCGCAGTATGTGACCGGGCTGCTGTCGGTGTCAGAGGAAATCGTCGAGGTTATTGACTTAGAATTATTGAACGGAGCGGAGGCGGAGGCATGA
- a CDS encoding chemotaxis protein CheW: MRIVRAETRKRVHHGEAVILFAAAGTTFAISAAAVDEIRDTSGLQPLRVGQLGPKFSKFTYTLQRDGRTYFVVDANTHFHALPTRHSRLLVLRASPTAILVDGIDRMTEIASLHALPRAFTGDEREWYRGLAVLKDSVVPVVNADAFLTRAESTVLTAAVEKMHAAKGAVAG; the protein is encoded by the coding sequence GTGAGGATCGTGCGGGCGGAAACCCGGAAGCGCGTGCACCACGGCGAGGCGGTCATCCTGTTCGCCGCCGCCGGGACCACCTTCGCCATCTCCGCCGCGGCGGTGGACGAGATCCGCGATACCTCCGGTCTGCAGCCGCTGCGCGTCGGCCAGCTAGGACCCAAGTTCTCCAAGTTCACGTACACCCTCCAGCGAGACGGGCGGACGTACTTCGTCGTGGACGCCAACACGCATTTCCACGCGCTGCCCACGCGCCACAGCCGGCTGCTCGTGCTGCGCGCCTCGCCCACGGCCATCCTGGTGGACGGGATCGACCGCATGACCGAGATCGCCAGCCTGCATGCGCTGCCCCGCGCCTTCACCGGGGACGAGCGCGAATGGTATCGCGGGCTGGCCGTACTGAAGGACAGCGTGGTGCCGGTGGTGAACGCCGACGCTTTCCTCACCAGGGCCGAAAGCACGGTTTTGACGGCCGCGGTGGAAAAGATGCATGCCGCGAAAGGAGCGGTCGCCGGATGA
- a CDS encoding chemotaxis response regulator protein-glutamate methylesterase, whose protein sequence is MSGKRIRVLIVDDSAFMRKVLQSILTADPEMDVCGEARDGREAVAQNDSLNPDVITMDINMPHMDGLQATEVIMSKNPRPILIVSSETREGADTTLKSLELGAIDFVAKPSAGVDLDMNSVRAELTRKLKMAAKVRVVRTAVRSKLQQEVATSAPRIEPSPAHTRSAPSATSSMLSRANGKFPVVVIASSTGGPATLMRFVPMFPRDFPGAVILVQHMPGTFTSQFGKQLGEIAQIRVKDAEQGEILQPSTLYVCPGSHHLRITPTGRITLDDGPRIAGYRPCADVTLDTAAAFAGPMTIGVVLTGMGSDASQGVQKVKSAGGHVIAQDESTSIIFGMNAEAIKTGCVDQVLPLDNIFGAVEKRVLYVFGAARVGAL, encoded by the coding sequence ATGTCTGGCAAACGAATCCGGGTGTTGATCGTGGACGATTCGGCGTTCATGCGCAAGGTGCTGCAGAGCATCCTGACCGCGGACCCCGAGATGGACGTCTGCGGCGAGGCGCGCGATGGCCGCGAGGCCGTGGCCCAGAACGACTCCCTGAATCCCGACGTGATCACCATGGACATCAACATGCCGCACATGGACGGCCTCCAGGCCACTGAAGTGATCATGTCGAAGAACCCGCGGCCCATCCTGATCGTCAGCTCGGAGACGCGCGAAGGCGCGGACACCACACTGAAGTCGCTGGAACTCGGCGCCATCGATTTTGTGGCCAAGCCGTCGGCGGGCGTGGACCTCGACATGAACTCGGTGCGCGCAGAATTGACCCGCAAGCTCAAGATGGCGGCGAAGGTCCGCGTGGTGCGTACCGCCGTGCGCAGCAAGCTGCAGCAGGAGGTCGCCACCTCGGCGCCGCGCATCGAGCCGTCCCCGGCACATACGCGCAGCGCGCCATCGGCGACGTCCTCGATGCTCTCCAGGGCGAACGGCAAGTTCCCGGTCGTGGTCATCGCCTCCTCGACGGGCGGTCCTGCCACCCTGATGAGGTTCGTCCCCATGTTCCCGAGGGATTTTCCGGGGGCGGTCATCCTGGTGCAGCACATGCCGGGGACCTTTACCTCGCAGTTCGGCAAGCAATTGGGCGAGATCGCTCAGATCCGGGTGAAGGACGCCGAGCAGGGCGAGATCCTTCAGCCCTCGACGCTGTACGTCTGCCCCGGCTCGCACCACCTGCGGATCACCCCTACCGGGCGCATCACGCTCGACGACGGGCCGCGCATCGCCGGGTACCGGCCTTGCGCCGATGTCACGCTCGACACCGCGGCCGCCTTCGCCGGCCCCATGACCATCGGCGTGGTGCTCACCGGCATGGGCAGCGATGCGTCGCAGGGCGTGCAAAAGGTGAAATCCGCCGGCGGGCACGTGATCGCGCAGGATGAAAGTACCTCGATTATTTTTGGCATGAACGCGGAAGCTATCAAGACTGGCTGCGTGGACCAGGTGCTGCCCCTCGACAACATCTTTGGCGCGGTGGAGAAGCGCGTGCTCTACGTCTTCGGTGCGGCGCGGGTAGGTGCGTTGTGA